One genomic segment of Arachis duranensis cultivar V14167 chromosome 4, aradu.V14167.gnm2.J7QH, whole genome shotgun sequence includes these proteins:
- the LOC107486277 gene encoding uncharacterized protein LOC107486277, which translates to MFGVTTSVLEDLATNGSTYSQRGNATYALKSLLSFDFVFILHMMKEIMGIIDKLCQALQQKSQDILNAMHLVSSTKSLIQQLRDSSWRALLEKVSSFCNDHAIQIPDMGASFSDIIRSRRKKDVVTVEHHYRVDIFTSVIDFQLKELNSRFSEQATELFILSTSLDPKDAFKLFSVCNICNLAKNFYSLDFSEQEKIQLDYELQHYELDVVKTPDF; encoded by the coding sequence CTAATGGATCTACATATTCTCAACGTGGTAATGCTACTTATGCTCTTAAAtctttattatcatttgattttgttttcattttgcaTATGATGAAAGAAATCATGGGAATCATTGATAAACTTTGTCAAGCATTGCAACAAAAATCTCAAGACATTTTGAATGCTATGCATCTGGTTTCTAGTACAAAGTCATTGATTCAACAGTTAAGAGATAGTAGTTGGAGAGCACTTTTGGAGAAAGTTAGTTCTTTCTGCAATGATCATGCTATTCAGATACCTGATATGGGTGCTTCTTTTAGTGACATAATTCGGTCTCGTCGTAAAAAGGATGTTGTTACTGTTGAACACCACTATCGTGTTGACATTTTTACTAGCGTGATAGATTTTCAATTGAAAGAGCTAAATAGTAGATTTAGTGAGCAAGCAACCGAGCTCTTCATATTGAGTACATCTTTAGATCCTAAAGATGCTTTCAAGTTATTCAGTGTTTGCAATATATGCAATCTTGCAAAGAATTTCTATTCTTTAGATTTTTCTGAGCAAGAAAAGATTCAATTGGATTATGAGTTACAACATTATGAACTTGATGTGGTTAAAACTCCAGATTTTTAG
- the LOC107486276 gene encoding uncharacterized protein LOC107486276, with protein sequence MASQSSRASRFRSDAKEFLCGHGERPILRTSSTKDNPGRRFWGCVYYKVQDGCDFFRWADPEPGGVHQEVEFARNRRKITKLKARLKELETKLWVVAALCIAGWVGFLFLFLQNYYNLKHPNGMHLGYR encoded by the exons ATGGCTTCCCAGAGCTCAAGAGCCTCACGTTTTCGTTCAGATGCAAAGGAGTTTCTTTGTGGCCATGGTGAGAGGCCGATTTTGCGAACTTCATCGACGAAGGATAACCCTGGACGAAGATTCTGGGGTTGTGTATACTATAAG GTTCAGGATGGGTGTGATTTCTTCAGATGGGCAGATCCGGAACCTGGTGGTGTTCACCAAGAGGTTGAATTTGCAAGAAATAGGAGGAAGATAACGAAGTTGAAGGCAAGATTGAAGGAGCTGGAGACGAAGCTTTGGGTTGTGGCTGCTCTATGTATTGCTGGGTGGGTGGGATTTTTGTTCTTATTCCTGCAGAATTATTACAACTTAAAGCACCCAAATGGAATGCACTTAGGTTATAGATGA